Within the Pseudoxanthomonas sp. YR558 genome, the region CCCACCATCATCGAAGACCATTGCTTCATCGGCGCGCGCTCGGAAGTCGTCGAGGGCGTGGTGGTCGGCCATCACAGCGTGATCGGCATGGGCGTGTTCATCGGCCAGTCCACCCGCATCTATAACCGCGCGACGAAGGAAATCACCTACGGCTACGTGCCGCCGGGCAGCGTGGTGGTGTCCGGCTCGCTGCCGGCCGCCGATGGTTCGCACTCGCTGTACTGCGCCGTGATCGTCAAGCAGGTCGACGAGAAGACGCGCAGCAAGACCAGCGTCAACGAACTGCTGCGCGGCCTGGCGGACTGATCGATGGCGACGACGCTTTATGGCCTGAAGAACTGCGACACCTGCAAGAAGGCGACGAAGTGGCTGGACCGCTTCGGCGTCGCATACGAATTCGTCGACTACCGCGACAACCGGCAGGCGCCGGAGACGCTGAGGGAATGGGCGGAGAAGGCGGGTGGCTGGGATGCGCTGATCAACAAGTCGTCGACGACGTGGCGGCAGTTGCCCGAGAACCGCAAGTCACCCGGTTCCGATGCGGAATGGAAGCTGTTGCTGAAGGAGTATCCGCAGCTGATCCGGCGTCCTGTGGTCGTCGGCGACGTGGCGGGCTTTTCACAGGGCTTCAGTGACAATGGCTTCAAGAAACTGTTCGGAGCCGGCACGTGAGTGACGTCGTTGAACTTTCCAGCGAACTGATCCGTCGCCATTCGGTCACGCCCGACGACGCCGGATGCCAGCAGGTACTAGCGACGCGGTTGAACCAGTGGGGATTCCACTGCGAGCACCTGCGTTTCGGCGATACCGACAACCTGTGGGCCACGCACGGCAGCGGCGAGCCCGTGCTGGTGCTGCTCGGACATACCGACGTGGTGCCGCCGGGGCCGCTCTCTGCCTGGACCAGCGATCCGTTCGTGCCGACCGTGCGCGATGGCGTGTTGTACGGGCGCGGTACGGCGGACATGAAATGCAGTGTGGCCGCGTGCACGATCGCGCTGGAGCGCTTCGTCGATGCGCATCCTGACCATCCGGGCACGGTCGCGCTGCTCGTCACCTCGGATGAAGAAGGCGATGCGCACGACGGCGTGAAGAAGGTGGCGGCGCTGTTCCGCGAGCGCGGCCAGCGGATCGACTGGTGCATTACCGGCGAGCCCTCATCCAAGGAAACGCTCGGTGACCTGCTGCGCGTCGGACGGCGCGGCACGCTGACCGGCACGCTCAGCGTGCATGGCGTGCAGGGCCACGTGGCCTATCCGCACAAGGCGCTCAATCCGATCCACAAGGCGCTGCCGGCGCTGGACGAACTCGCGGCGCGGCAATGGGACGAGGGCTACGAAACCTTTCCGCCGACCAGCCTGCAGATTTCCAACATCCACGCCGGCACCGGCGCCAGCAACGTCATCCCCGGCGAATTGCAGGTGGTGTTCAACCTGCGCTTCAACCCGTCATGGACGGCGGAGAAGCTGGAGCAGGAGATCGAAGCGATCTTCCGTAAGCACGGGCTGGAGTACAGCATCACGTGGTTACGTGGTGGCGAGCCTTTCTACACGCCCGAAGGCCATCTGCGGGCCACGGCGCGCGCGGTGCTCGGCGAGTTCGCCGGTGCGCCGCCGGAAGAGAGCACGGCAGGCGGCACCTCGGATGCCCGTTTCATCGCGCCCCTGGGCGCGGAGTGCATCGAGGTCGGTCCGGTCAATGCCAGCATCCACAAAGTCGACGAACATGTGCGGGTGACCGACCTGGAAGCCCTGCCGGGCCTTTACCAGGCCCTGGTGGAGCGTCTGATGCTGACCCGGCCCGCCCGCTGATGACGGCAAGCGAGCCGGTTCCCTTACGGATGAAACAGTTGCGCGGCCCCGCCGGGACCGGTTACGGTCGCCCCATGCCTTGCCGCGCCACCATCGCCAATAACCGCAACAACCTGCGCCCGAACAACGGGGCGCGGGCGATGCGGCTCTGCGACTAGGCAAAGAAAGACCTGCCGGATTCCAGAAACCCGCATCGCAAGATGCGGGTTTCTTCGTTTCAGGCCTCCGATTCCTAACCCCACCCAGGAGCTTCCACCCATGTGTTCCATCTTCGGCATCTTCGGGCTGCAGCCCGGCGACGACATCGCGGCGCTGCGACGGCAGTCCCTCGAGCTTTCCCAGAAGCAGCGCCACCGCGGGCCGGACTGGAGCGGCGTCTACCACGACGACGGTGCGATCCTGGTGCACGAACGGCTGGCCATCGTCGACCCGGCCGGCGGATCGCAACCGCTGCGCTCGGCCGATGGCACGCTGGTGCTGGCGGTCAATGGCG harbors:
- a CDS encoding Spx/MgsR family RNA polymerase-binding regulatory protein, translating into MATTLYGLKNCDTCKKATKWLDRFGVAYEFVDYRDNRQAPETLREWAEKAGGWDALINKSSTTWRQLPENRKSPGSDAEWKLLLKEYPQLIRRPVVVGDVAGFSQGFSDNGFKKLFGAGT
- the dapE gene encoding succinyl-diaminopimelate desuccinylase, which produces MSDVVELSSELIRRHSVTPDDAGCQQVLATRLNQWGFHCEHLRFGDTDNLWATHGSGEPVLVLLGHTDVVPPGPLSAWTSDPFVPTVRDGVLYGRGTADMKCSVAACTIALERFVDAHPDHPGTVALLVTSDEEGDAHDGVKKVAALFRERGQRIDWCITGEPSSKETLGDLLRVGRRGTLTGTLSVHGVQGHVAYPHKALNPIHKALPALDELAARQWDEGYETFPPTSLQISNIHAGTGASNVIPGELQVVFNLRFNPSWTAEKLEQEIEAIFRKHGLEYSITWLRGGEPFYTPEGHLRATARAVLGEFAGAPPEESTAGGTSDARFIAPLGAECIEVGPVNASIHKVDEHVRVTDLEALPGLYQALVERLMLTRPAR